The genomic region GTCACCACGGTGTTCCTGTCGAACGATGCGACCGCCGTCGTGCTGACGCCCGCGGTGCTTGCCGCCGCGCGCCGCGCGAAGGCCGACCCGATGCCGCAGCTGTACAGCTGCGCGCTCGTCGCCAATGCCGCGAGTTTCGTGCTGCCGATTTCGAATCCGGCGAACCTGGTGCTGTACGGTGCACACATGCCGGCGCTCGGCGTCTGGCTCGCGCACTTCGCGGCGCCGTCCGTCGCGTCGATCGTCTGCACGTTCGTGATGCTGCGGATCGTGCAGCGGCGTGCGCTGTCCGGCCGTTGCGAGTCCGGGCTGCCGGTGCAGCCGCTGACCAGCGGCGGCCGCATCGCGCTGGCGGGCATCGCCGCAACGGCCGTCGCGCTGATGGCGGTGTCGGTCGCCGATCGCCCGCTCGGGTTGCCCACCGCGCTGGCGGCCGTCGTCACGGTCGCGTGCGTGGCGATGCGGGATCGCGCGGCGTGCGTGCCGATCGTGCGCGCGATTTCATGGAGCGTGTTGCCGCTCGTCGCGGGGCTGTTCGTCGTCGTCGAGACGCTCGACCGGACCGGCGCGGTGCGCGCGCTGGCGGGCCTGCTGCACCTGCTGATGCAAAGCGGCGAGCACGTCGCGGCGGCCGTGGCCGGCGTCGCGGTCGCGCTGGTGTCGAACGCGGTCAACAACCTGCCCGCCGGGCTGATCGCGAGTTCGACGATCCACGCCGCGCACAGCCCGCAGACGGTGGTCGACGCGATTCTGATCGGCGTGGATCTTGGCCCGAACCTGTCGATCACCGGTTCGCTCGCGACGATTCTGTGGCTGGCGGCGATCCGGCGCGAAGGGCTGCAGGTCGGTTTCCGCGCATTCCTCGCGGTCGGCGCGTGCGTGATGCCGCCTGCGTTGCTGCTCGCGCTGGGCGCGCGGTTCGTGGTCGGCGGCTGACGCGCGATGCGCGTCGCGTCAGCCGTCCCGGCCGCGCTAGAACGAGTACGCGAGCGACGCGAACAGGCTGCGCGGCGCGCCCGGCGTGACCCACAGGCTGTTGTACGAGCTGACGTAGGTGGTGCGATTGAACAGGTTGTTCAGGACGACCGACGCACGCAGGTGCTTGTTGACCTGCACGTAGCCGTTGAGCTGGACGGTCGCGTAGGCCGGCAGCTCGAAGCCGTCCTGCGTGTTGGCCGTGTTGCCGGCGCGGCGCCCGACATAGATCACGCCGGCGCCGGCGCCGGCCTTGTCCGCGAACGGCAGGGTCGTCTCGTACATCAGCAGCGCGCTGCCGCTCAGGCGCGGTATGTCGACGAGCCGCGCGCCGGGCGTCAGCACCGTATCGCGCGTGATTTCGGCATCGACGTACGCGAGGTTGACGAGGCCGCGCAGGCCGTGCCCGAGGTCGCCGCTCCATTCGAATTCGACACCGCGGCTGCGTACTTCGCCGGCCGCGCGCGAGAAGCCGGCATTCGCCGGATCGGCGGTCAGCACGTTGCGCTTGGTGACGTAGAACGCCGAAACGGTCGTGAGCGAGCGCGTGCTCGCCCATTTCGCGCCGGCTTCGTAGCCGTGGCCTTTCTCGGGATCGAACGCGTTGCCGCCGACGTCCGCGCCGTTGTTCGGCCGGAACGAATACGCGGTGTTCGCATAGAACGACCACGCCGGGCTCATTTCATACACGACGCCGAGACGCGGGCTCACCGCGGTCTGCAGCTGGCTCGTCGTCACGCCCTTCAGGCGGTTGTCGAT from Burkholderia sp. HI2500 harbors:
- a CDS encoding arsenic transporter, giving the protein MNPVSLAWLISALATAGVITRPFGWPEAIWAVSGALLLVVLNLLPAAQALDAVAKGGDVYLFLTGMMLLSEAARREGLFDWVATHVVNLAQGSPRRLFALIYGVGVVTTVFLSNDATAVVLTPAVLAAARRAKADPMPQLYSCALVANAASFVLPISNPANLVLYGAHMPALGVWLAHFAAPSVASIVCTFVMLRIVQRRALSGRCESGLPVQPLTSGGRIALAGIAATAVALMAVSVADRPLGLPTALAAVVTVACVAMRDRAACVPIVRAISWSVLPLVAGLFVVVETLDRTGAVRALAGLLHLLMQSGEHVAAAVAGVAVALVSNAVNNLPAGLIASSTIHAAHSPQTVVDAILIGVDLGPNLSITGSLATILWLAAIRREGLQVGFRAFLAVGACVMPPALLLALGARFVVGG